The genomic region CTGCAGATGCCGCGCGTTGTAGAGGCCGGTGTGCTCGTCGAGGACGGTGAGCTCCTGCACCCGCTGGAAGTTGCGCGCGTTCTCGATGGCGATGGCGGCGTAATCCGCGATCGAGGCGAGGGTCCGCGCGTCCTTCTCGGTGAAGGCCGGCTGATCGCGGCCGTTCACCAGCTCGATCACGCCGAGGGTCCTGCCGCGGGAGCGCATCGGCACCGCGACGATCGACTGGGTGGTGAAGCGGGTCGCCTCGTCGAAGCGGGCGGAGAAGCGGCGATCGGAGGAGACGTCGGGGACGAGCAGCGTCCGCCCCTCCCGCGCCACCCAGCCGGCGATCCCCTCGTCGATGCGGATGCGCAGCCCCTTGAGCGTCGCGGCGCTGGGGCCGACGGCGACCTCGAAGACCAGCTCGCCCTTCTCCTCGTCCACCAGCAGCAGCGACCAGTTCGCAGGCTGCAGCACCGCGCTCACCTGTTCCATGATCAGGCCGAGCACTTCGTGGATGTCGAGGGTCGAGGTCAGCACCTTGCCGATCTCGTTGAACGCACGCAGCTCGTCGATGGTGCGCTTGAGCTCTTTGAGGAGCTCCTGTGCTTCCATGATCGCCCTGCCTCGGCTACGGTGCCCGCCGGCCCATCCGGCGGTGCTGCCCACCGCTGCAGCGGACCGGGCTCATCCGCAGGATACACCGAAGTGCGCCCCACTCTCGTACTTGCTTCCGCATCGCCCCGCCGCCGCGAGCTCCTCGCCGGGCAGGGGTTGTCGTTCGATGTGTGCATCTCCGACGTCCCGGAGCTGGTGGAGCCGGGCGAGACGCCCGCCGCCTTCACCCAGCGGGTGGCAGCGGAGAAGGCCGCCGTCGTGGCGACGCAGCTTCCCGGCGCGCTGGTCCTCGCAGCGGATACCGCGGTGGTCCTCGGTCCCGCGATCCTCGGCAAGCCCGGGGGGCCCGCCGAGGCGGAGGAGATGCTCCGCTCCCTGGCCGGCAACACCCACGAGGTGATCACCGGCGTCTGCCTCCGCACTTCCGCCGGCGAGGAGCGCTTCGCGGTGCGCACCGCGGTCCGCTTCCGGGCCCTCGAGCCCGCGGAGATCCGCTGGTACGTCTCCACCGGCGAGCCCCTCGACAAGGCGGGGGCCTACGCGATCCAGGGCAGGGGCGGCGCCTTCGTCGAGGCGATCTACGGCTCCTACTCCAACGTGGTGGGGCTGCCCCTGGCAGAGACGCTGGCGGCGCTGCGGCGCGCGGGCTTCCTGCCGCAGTGGGCGCAGCGATGAGCACCATCGCCGCGAACCTCGCAGCGGTCGAGGCTGCGATCGCCGCAGCCTGCACGCGAGCGAGGCGCGATCGCGCCGCGGTGCGACTCGTCGCCGTCTCCAAGACCCACCCCGTCGCGGCGATCCGCGAAGCCTGGGCTGCAGGGCAGCGGGACTTCGGCGAGAACTACGCGCAGGAGCTCCGCGACAAGATCCGCGAGCTGGAGGATCTCCCCGGGATCCGCTGGCACGCGATCGGCCACCTGCAGACCAACAAGGCGAAGTACGTCGCCGGCAAGGCGCTCGTCCACACCCTCGATCGCCCCGAGCTCGCCAGGGAGCTGGTGAAGCGCGCCGGCGGGCCGGTGGCCTGCCTGGTCGAGGTGAACGTCGCCGGCGAGGCGCAGAAGAGCGGCGTCCTCCCCGGCGAGCTGGAGGCCCGGCTCGGCGAGCTGCGGGCGGTGGAGGGGCTGCAGCTCCAGGGCCTGATGTGCATCCCGCCCGACGTGGACGATCCCGAGGAGAACCGGCGCTGGTTCGCGGTGCTGCGCACCCTGCGCGACCGCCACCTCCCCGGCGGCGATCTCTCGATGGGCATGAGCCACGACTACCCCGTGGCGATCGAGGAAGGCGCCACCCTGGTGCGCGTCGGCACCGCGATCTTCGGCGCCCGCCCGCCTCGTTAACGCAGTCGCAGCACGAGGGCCCCAGGAGCGCTGCCGCTCCCCGTGCGCCGGTGTGCACGAGACGACGTCCCCGCCCGGCCCACGTGCCCGGGGCAGGTTGCCGCATGGGGGGCAGGGCCCTACCGTCTGCTGAACCGGCACGTTCCGACAGGACTGGACGCGCCCATCGGCAAGGCTCCCGTGCGACGCATCTTCCTACCGCTGCTCTTCCTCGCCCTGCTGGGCGCACCGCTGCCTTCCGCCGCGGGGTCGCTCCCCTTCGGCGCGCGCTCGACCGGTGGTCCGCGGACCCCCGGCTTCCAGCTGCCGCCGCTCCTCGCGCCGGAAGGGCTCGAAGAGGTCTACGTCGTCCCCCGCCGCGCCGGGCAGAACCAGGTCCGCTGGTACGGCTTCGACTTCAAGGAAGTGCTGCTGCCGCAGCTGCCCGGCGCGGGCGTGCGCCTCTACTACTACGAGTCGGTGACGCCGGCGGCGGAGGTGGCGGCAGCGCTGATCCGCGAGCAGTACATGCGCCTCGCCCGGGCCTTCGAATACGTGCCGGAGCGCGAGATCCCCTACATCCTCTACGGCACCCACCTCGAATTCCAGGCGACCAACGTATTCCCGATCAGCGAAGGCGTGCTCGGCGCCACCAGCCCGGCGGACCTCACCCTCGCCCTGCCCTTCTTCGGCGATTTCGAGCAGTACCGGCACACCTCGACCCACGAGCTCGTGCACGAATTCACCATCCAGGCGGTGAAGTCCTATTCGGAAGCGGCGGATCGGCCCAGCGCCCTCGGCGGCTTCCCGCTCTGGTTCATCGAGGGTCTCGCGGAATACGCCACCTACGGCGGCCTCGATCCCGACGCGAAGCCGGGCCCCGGATCGCCGGAAGGCGCAGCGGGCCCCACCCTGCCCGGCCTCGATCCGGAGACCGAGGCCTGGGCCCGGGACCTGCTCTACCAGGCGTCGCCGTTCGAGGGGTACATGATCTTCCCCTTCTACAGCGACTTCCCCAGGAGCTACGTTCACACCTACAAGCTCGGCCAGCTCCGACTCGCCTTCCTCGGCAACACCTTCGGCCGCGACTTCATCCTCTGGCTGCTGCGCAACGCCCACGCGATGACCGGGGGCGGCCCCGGCGCCTTCACCGGCGGCGGCAAGGCGATGGGCTTCGCCGAGCTGGTGAAGCTCGGCACCGGTTACGACGAGCCCACCGTCCAGCGGATGTTCGAGGAGTGGCTCAAGCGCCGTTACCTGCCCGCCTACGCCGACGCAAGGACGCGCGTCCCCGCGGTGCAGATCGTCGACGGCCTCCCCACCGAGCCGGAGTCGCTCACCTCCTCGCCGGACGGCAAGACGCTGCTCGTCCGCGGCATCGACCGGGAGCTCGGCCGCGGATCGCTCTACCTCGTCGACGCCGACGATCCCAGGAAGAGCCAGCACGTGGTCAACGACTCGCGCCCCGGGCTCGAATCGCTCCACATCATCTCGCGGCGGACCTTCGCCCTGGGCAACGAGTGGATCGCCTGGATCGGCAGGTCGGGCCCAGCCGACGTGCTCACCGTGGCGCGGATCGAGCGGCAGCCGGAGGGGTCGAAGGAGCTCTTCAAGATCCACGACCACCGGCGCTTCCACCTGGTCGACCGTGACATCCTCGAGGCCGGCGATCCCACCTTCTCGCCGGACGGTCGCTTCATCGCCTTCTCGGCGATCAGCCGCATCGGCTTCAAGAACGTCTTCGTCCTCCCGCTGGCAGAAGGCAGCGATCTCTCCCAGCTTCGGCAGGTCACCGACGACGTCTACTCGGAGAGCGGGCTCTACTGGGCGGACGCGGGCATCTACCTGGCGAGCGACGCCACGCCGGACGGCGACTCGAACCTCTTCCTCCTCGATCCGGAGAGCGGCGAGATGAAGCCGCTCGTCACCGACACCTATGACAAGGAGACCCCGGTGCCCACCGCCGGGGGCCTGCTCTACACTTCGGATCGCGAGGGCCGCTGGGATCTCCATCGCGTCGAGGAGGACGGCACCGCCTACCGCCTCACCGACGTGCCGACCCAGATCCGCTGGCCCGCGCCGGGGCCCGGCGGCAGCGTCTACGGGATCATGGTCCACGGCGGCCGCTTCCGGCTGGCGAAGGTGCCGCCAGCGGAGCTCCTCAAGATCCAGCCCCACCCGGCGATCACCCCGGGCTACGACGCGACGCCGCGGAAGCTGCCCGTCCTCGGCCTGCCGGAGGACGCGCAGGACTACGAGCCCTTCGAGCACTTCTCCCTCGACATCGGCGCGGTGGCGGTGGGCACGCAGTCGGTGGCGGTGGGCGGCCTCAGCTTCTCGGATCTGCTCCGCGACAAGATCGTGGCGGTCCAGCTCGCGGTCTACGGCGACCTCGACTTCACCGACGCCAGCGTCGTCTACCTCGATCGATCGCAGCGGCTGAACTGGCTCGCGGGCGTCTTCCACACCTTCCAGCCCAAGCGCGACCGCACCTTCGACGAGCCCGCCTTCATCAACGATCCGGACTTCTACCTGGAGCGCCAATTCGGCGTGGTGGGCGGCCTCTCCTGGCCCTTCAACCGCTACCAGCGCATCGATCTCACCGGCACCGTCGAGGGCGTGGACCGCTCCCGCTTCACCGACAAGCTCGGAACCCGCGAAGGCGAGTGGGAGGAGCTGACCGGCGGCAGCGAGCCGCAGGTGACCGGCGCCGTCAGCTACGGGCAGGACACCCTCCGCTACCACCCCTGGGTGGGACCGATCGCCGGCACCTCGTTCCTCGGCACCCTGGGCGCCGGCGTGCTCCCGCAGCGCTTCGACACCGACGAGGCGCTCACCGGCTTCGCCGAGGCCGACCTGCAGCACTACTTCTACCTGGGCGGCAGGACCACGATCTGGACCCGGGCCGCTGCCGGCGTCGGCTTCGGCAGCCGCTTCTCCCGGCAGTTCTACCTCTCGAGCGTCGACAACCTGCGCGGCTTCGACTTCTCGGACGAGCGGCTCCTCGGCACCAAATTCTACGTCGCCAACGCCGAGCTCACCTTCCCCCTCGACTGGCTGATCCGGGTGGCGCTCTTCGAAGGCCTGCGGGCGGTGGGCGGCGTCGACTTCGGCGGTGTCACCGACGACACCGACGAGCTCTGGGACGTGCGCACCCTCAACCTGCTGGCGGGAACCGACTTCCTCGCTGGTCCCCTCGCCCTGCGGCTGCTCTTCGGCTACCCGATCCAGATAGGTCCGGTGCTGCCCTCCGACGGCTGGGTCACCAACTTCGCGCTGCGGCTGCGCTACTGACGGCGGAGGATGCGCTTTGCTTCCGCCGCGTCGAAGTCGGCGTAGGCGGCGCCCTCGTTCCAGCTCCCGGAAGCGGCGCGATCGGCCAGGAAGTCCGCCAGCGCCTGCTGCTCGTGCACGCCCAGCGGGCGGATCTCGATGGCGTCCGCGGCGCCGGGGAACCAGCCGTCGCCGCCGCGGGCGAGATAGGAGAGCGTGGCGAAGGAGATCGGCCGCTCGGGCTCGAGGACCCGGCCCGCCTCCACCACCACGCGCCTGCCCCCGGCGGGCTCGGGGACGACGAGGCGCCGGATCCTGCGGCCCGGCTGCTCGACCCCGACCACCTCGCCGTCCACGATCGTCTGCACCTGCTCGGGCGCCGCCGGATCGTAGACGAGCTCCACCCCCTCGCTCACCTGCGGGAAATGGCCGCGGCCGGTGCCGGCGCCGCGCAGCGCCGACTCGAGGGTCTCCACCAGCACCCGGTGGGGCGCGGTGACGAGCACGATCTCGTTGTCGAAGCGGAAGGCCTCGCGGAGGTCGAGACGGGTGATCGCGCCGCCCGTGCGCTCGCCGTCGCCATCGATCCGGCCGATCGAAGCGCGGATGCCGCCGCCGTTGCGCAGCGCGAAAGCAGCGGGCCGTCCCGCCGCCCACGCCATCGAGTCGGCGGCGAGGTTGCCGAGGTTGGTCTCGCGGTTGCGCACCGACTCCCGCTCGCCGTCGAGGAAGTCGCGGCTCTGCGCCAGCGTCGTGCGCGCCTCGTCCAGCGCCCCGCGGACCCGTGCCTCCAGCGCTGCAGCAGCGGGATCGGGCCCCGTGCCGAGCGCGGCCACGGAGCGATCGTCCACCGGCACCGGTCCCGCGTCCGCGTCGATGCCGGCGATGACGCCAGCGGCGTCGAAGCGCAGTCCGAGCTTGCCCACGTAGCGGAGCTGCCCGTCGGTGGCGACCACCGCGACGGGCCTGCCGTCCGCTGCGGTTCGGATCAGCGGGTAGCAGGGCCGGGCTTCGGCACAGAGCGCGTGGGGCTCGTCCGCGCCGAGGAGCCGGTCGTCCGGGTCGGCGAGGCGATCGTCCCCGCCGCCGGAGACGACGACGTCCACGCCGGTGAGCCCCTCGTCGACCAGGGCGATCTCCCGCCGCACGTCCTGCAGATGGGAGAGCAGCACCACGATGTCGACGCCCTCGGCGGCGAGGGCGTCGGCCTGCTCCTGCACCCGGCGCCGGAGCGCGGCGAAGTCCGCCGGCAGGCCCACCGTCACCGAGGTGCTCGAGATGGTGCGCAGCGTCTCGGTGGTGGCGCCGATCACGCCGACGGTGAGCCCGGTGCAACGCAGGCCGCCGCTCTCGCCCCGCTCCAGCGTGCCCCCGGCGCAGAGCAGCCCCCGCGGCAGGATGCGGCCGGGATGCTCCGCCAGCCAGGGCGTGTTGCCGGCGATCGCCTCGTTCTCCACGTCGATGGCGTCGAGGCTCCCGCCCTCGAAGTCGACGGTGGCGGTGAGATAGGGAAAGCCCGCGGCCCGGATCCGCTCCGCGAGGAAGTCCTCGCCCTTGTCGAACTCGTGGTTGCCGAGGGCGCTCGCCTCGAGGCCGACCAGCGCGTTCGCTGCGGAGACGGCGTTGGCCCCGTCGAGCTCCACCTGCAGCGCGGGCGCCGGCATGAAGGTATCGCCGGCGGCGACCGTGATCGTGGGCACCTCCGCCGAGCGCCGCAGCGCCTCCACCACCGCCACGAAGCGCGCGATCCCGCCGCTCTCCCCGTTGCCGACGAGCTCACCCTCGAGATCCGAGGCGTGCAACACGACGAGCCTGCGATCCGCCGGTGCAGCGGAGAGCCGCGGATCGGGCGCCTTGCCGGTGCCGGCGCAGCCCGTGAGGATCCCGATCAGCGGGATCGCGGAGGAGCGAGCGAGAGACTTCATGGGGA from Vulgatibacter sp. harbors:
- a CDS encoding GGDEF domain-containing protein → MEAQELLKELKRTIDELRAFNEIGKVLTSTLDIHEVLGLIMEQVSAVLQPANWSLLLVDEEKGELVFEVAVGPSAATLKGLRIRIDEGIAGWVAREGRTLLVPDVSSDRRFSARFDEATRFTTQSIVAVPMRSRGRTLGVIELVNGRDQPAFTEKDARTLASIADYAAIAIENARNFQRVQELTVLDEHTGLYNARHLQRVLEQEVTRSKRFGHPLSLIFFDLDRFKSINDTHGHQAGSAILRECGQVMLSALRSVDVGIRYGGDEFVCVLPETSKAQALQMAGKLREALVGHRFLQDRGLGLQVTASFGVATWPDDADNAEDLMKRSDLAMYRVKQTTRDAISAA
- a CDS encoding Maf family protein is translated as MRPTLVLASASPRRRELLAGQGLSFDVCISDVPELVEPGETPAAFTQRVAAEKAAVVATQLPGALVLAADTAVVLGPAILGKPGGPAEAEEMLRSLAGNTHEVITGVCLRTSAGEERFAVRTAVRFRALEPAEIRWYVSTGEPLDKAGAYAIQGRGGAFVEAIYGSYSNVVGLPLAETLAALRRAGFLPQWAQR
- a CDS encoding YggS family pyridoxal phosphate-dependent enzyme, which codes for MSTIAANLAAVEAAIAAACTRARRDRAAVRLVAVSKTHPVAAIREAWAAGQRDFGENYAQELRDKIRELEDLPGIRWHAIGHLQTNKAKYVAGKALVHTLDRPELARELVKRAGGPVACLVEVNVAGEAQKSGVLPGELEARLGELRAVEGLQLQGLMCIPPDVDDPEENRRWFAVLRTLRDRHLPGGDLSMGMSHDYPVAIEEGATLVRVGTAIFGARPPR
- a CDS encoding bifunctional metallophosphatase/5'-nucleotidase; this encodes MKSLARSSAIPLIGILTGCAGTGKAPDPRLSAAPADRRLVVLHASDLEGELVGNGESGGIARFVAVVEALRRSAEVPTITVAAGDTFMPAPALQVELDGANAVSAANALVGLEASALGNHEFDKGEDFLAERIRAAGFPYLTATVDFEGGSLDAIDVENEAIAGNTPWLAEHPGRILPRGLLCAGGTLERGESGGLRCTGLTVGVIGATTETLRTISSTSVTVGLPADFAALRRRVQEQADALAAEGVDIVVLLSHLQDVRREIALVDEGLTGVDVVVSGGGDDRLADPDDRLLGADEPHALCAEARPCYPLIRTAADGRPVAVVATDGQLRYVGKLGLRFDAAGVIAGIDADAGPVPVDDRSVAALGTGPDPAAAALEARVRGALDEARTTLAQSRDFLDGERESVRNRETNLGNLAADSMAWAAGRPAAFALRNGGGIRASIGRIDGDGERTGGAITRLDLREAFRFDNEIVLVTAPHRVLVETLESALRGAGTGRGHFPQVSEGVELVYDPAAPEQVQTIVDGEVVGVEQPGRRIRRLVVPEPAGGRRVVVEAGRVLEPERPISFATLSYLARGGDGWFPGAADAIEIRPLGVHEQQALADFLADRAASGSWNEGAAYADFDAAEAKRILRRQ